The following proteins are encoded in a genomic region of Microtus ochrogaster isolate Prairie Vole_2 unplaced genomic scaffold, MicOch1.0 UNK33, whole genome shotgun sequence:
- the Alas1 gene encoding 5-aminolevulinate synthase, nonspecific, mitochondrial, whose translation METVVRRCPFLSRVPQAFLQKAGKSLLFYAQNCPKMMMEVGAKPAPRALSTSAIHCQQTKETPPANEKEKTAKAAVQQAPDESQLTPDGAQLPSGHLSPATSQGSGSKCPFLAAQMSQTGSSVFRKASLELQEDVQEMHAVRKEIAQNSVTPSVTSVKTGGEDPSQQLKNFQDIMRKQRPERVSHLLQDNLPKSVSTFQYDRFFEKKIDEKKNDHTYRVFKTVNRRAQIFPMADDYTDSLLTKKQVSVWCSNDYLGMSRHPRVCGAVMETVKQHGAGAGGTRNISGTSKFHVELEQALADLHGKDAALLFSSCFVANDSTLFTLAKMMPGCEIYSDSGNHASMIQGIRNSRVPKYIFRHNDVNHLRELLQRSDPAIPKIVAFETVHSMDGAVCPLEELCDVAHEFGAITFVDEVHAVGLYGARGGGIGDRDGVMSKMDIISGTLGKAFGCVGGYIASTSLLIDTVRSYAAGFIFTTSLPPMLLAGALESVRILKSAEGRALRRQHQRNVKLMRQMLMDAGLPVIHCPSHIIPVRVADAAKNTEICDELMTRHNIYVQAINYPTVPRGEELLRIAPTPHHTPQMMNFFLEKLLVTWKRVGLELKPHSSAECNFCRRPLHFEVMSEREKAYFSGMSKMVSAQA comes from the exons ATGGAGACTGTGGTTCGAAGATGCCCATTCTTATCGCGAGTCCCTCAGGCCTTTCTGCagaaggcaggaaaatctctcttgTTCTATGCTCAAAACTGCCCCAAGATGATGATGGAAGTGGGAGCCAAGCCAGCCCCTCGAGCCTTGTCCACGTCAGCAATCCACTGCCAGCAGACCAAAGAAACCCCTCCAGCCAACGAGA aAGAGAAAACTGCCAAAGCCGCAGTCCAGCAGGCTCCTGACGAATCCCAGCTGACTCCAGATGGCGCACAGCTCCCGTCAGGACACCTGTCACCCGCGACAAGCCAGGGCTCTGGGAGCAAGTGCCCTTTCTTGGCCGCACAGATGAGCCAGACAGGCAGCAGTGTCTTccgcaaggccagcctggagcttCAGGAGGATGTGCAGGAAATGCACGCTGTGAGGAAAG AAATTGCCCAAAACTCTGTGACCCCCAGTGTGACCAGTGTGAAAACTGGTGGAGAGGATCCAAGCCAGCAGCTGAAGAACTTCCAGGATATCATGcggaagcagaggccagaaagagtgTCTCATCTTCTTCAGGATAACTTGCCAAAAT CTGTTTCTACTTTTCAATATGATCGtttctttgagaagaaaattgatgagaaaaaaaatgaccatacCTACCGAGTTTTTAAAACTGTGAACCGGAGAGCACAAATCTTCCCCATGGCTGACGACTACACCGACTCCCTCCTCACCAAAAAGCAGGTGTCGGTCTGGTGCAGTAACGACTACCTAGGCATGAGTCGTCACCCGCGCGTGTGTGGGGCAGTCAT GGAGACTGTGAAGCAGCATGGTGCAGGAGCTGGTGGAACTAGGAATATTTCTGGCACCAGCAAGTTCCACGTGGAACTGGAGCAGGCGCTGGCCGACCTCCATGGCAAAGATGCAGCGCTCTTGTTTTCCTCCTGCTTCGTAGCCAACGACTCCACCCTCTTCACCCTGGCTAAGATGATGCCTG GCTGTGAAATTTACTCTGATTCTGGGAACCATGCCTCCATGATCCAAGGGATTCGCAACAGTCGAGTGCCAAAATACATCTTTCGCCACAACGATGTCAACCATCTCAGAGAACTGCTGCAAAGATCTGACCCCGCAATTCCCAAGATAGTAGCATTCGAAACTGTTCATTCCATGGATG GAGCAGTGTGCCCACTGGAAGAGCTGTGTGATGTGGCCCATGAGTTTGGAGCAATCACGTTTGTGGATGAAGTCCACGCAGTGGGGCTGTATGGTGCTCGAGGTGGAGGGATCGGTGACCGGGATGGAGTCATGTCAAAAATGGACATCATTTCTGGGACACTTG gtaaGGCGTTCGGCTGTGTCGGAGGGTACATCGCCAGCACAAGTTTGCTGATCGACACCGTACGATCCTACGCTGCTGGCTTTATTTTCaccacctccctgcctcccatgttGCTGGCTGGAGCGCTAGAGTCCGTGCGGATCCTGAAGAGTGCCGAGGGGCGCGCCCTCCGCCGCCAGCACCAGCGCAATGTCAAGCTGATGAGGCAGATGCTGATGGACGCCGGCCTCCCGGTCATCCACTGCCCAAGTCACATCATACCTGTGCGG GTCGCCGATGCTGCTAAAAACACAGAAATCTGTGACGAACTGATGACCAGGCACAACATCTACGTCCAAGCCATCAACTACCCCACGGTACCGCGTGGGGAGGAGCTCCTACGGATcgcccccaccccacaccacacCCCACAGATGATGAACTTCTTCCTCG AGAAGCTGCTGGTCACGTGGAAACGAGTAGGGTTGGAGCTGAAGCCACATTCGTCAGCGGAGTGCAACTTCTGCAGGAGACCCTTGCATTTCGAAGTGatgagtgagagagaaaaagccTATTTCTCAGGCATGAGCAAGATGGTGTCTGCCCAGGCCTGA